A genomic window from Pecten maximus chromosome 4, xPecMax1.1, whole genome shotgun sequence includes:
- the LOC117326626 gene encoding uncharacterized protein K02A2.6-like, with protein sequence MQVNSVPVTATRIAAATKGDTTLARVMEFTRSGWPNVEMGDELKPYHRICDELTIEEGCLLRGVRVIISNQYQSEILDELHSNHPGIVRMKSLARLHAWWPNMDVDIERKKSGYEACQKVLPNAPKSPANPWRWPSAPWNRIHIDFAGPFMSEMFMVVVDAHSKWLDVIRMSSTTTASTINALRFLFASYGLPIELVSDNGPQFTAAEFATFLKENGVRHILSAPYHPSSNGEAERAVRTFKQAMKSLVQSDSSLNQKLASFLLSYRTTPHSLTKTPPSELFLGRKLRTRLDIMRPDLSGKTQQKTTPTESKTRLFEIGDIVITRDYHGNPRKPSWIKGIVIRKLGPMTYTIQVDNLIWKRHVDQIRTCDPACNFEPREQAVPDTQNSLDSLPGILPNPTIGTQRIPSADCPIRIQTSEVTTTTPETDQTDPSTNVTHEHRYPRRDIIKPSRLIENC encoded by the coding sequence ATGCAAGTTAACAGCGTACCTGTTACTGCTACGCGTATCGCTGCTGCAACAAAAGGAGATACAACTTTGGCACGCGTAATGGAATTTACCCGAAGTGGATGGCCAAATGTGGAAATGGGAGATGAACTTAAACCATATCACAGAATTTGTGATGAACTGACCATTGAGGAAGGATGCTTACTCAGAGGAGTACGAGTAATCATTTCGAACCAATATCAAAGTGAAATATTAGATGAACTGCATAGCAACCATCCAGGAATTGTTAGAATGAAATCCCTGGCTCGGTTACATGCATGGTGGCCAAACATGGATGTGGATATTGAACGGAAAAAGTCGGGCTATGAGGCATGTCAGAAAGTACTACCAAATGCACCGAAATCTCCTGCAAACCCTTGGAGATGGCCGTCGGCACCATGGAACCGTATTCATATCGATTTTGCTGGACCATTCATGAGTGAAATGTTCATGGTAGTGGTCGATGCACATTCAAAGTGGTTAGATGTGATACGCATGTCTTCCACGACCACAGCCAGTACTATCAACGCGTTGAGGTTTCTATTCGCGTCGTATGGTTTACCCATAGAACTAGTTTCAGATAATGGACCGCAATTTACTGCAGCAGAGTTTGCCACATTCTTGAAAGAAAATGGAGTACGTCATATACTTTCTGCACCTTATCACCCCAGCTCAAACGGCGAGGCAGAGAGAGCTGTACGTACATTCAAGCAAGCTATGAAATCCCTGGTTCAGTCAGATAGTAGTCTAAACCAGAAACTTGCTTCGTTTTTGTTGTCGTACCGTACAACACCACATAGTCTCACCAAGACTCCACCCAGTGAACTATTCTTGGGAAGGAAGTTGAGGACCAGGTTGGATATTATGCGTCCGGATCTTTCTGGGAAAACTCAACAAAAGACTACACCAACAGAGTCAAAAACACGATTGTTCGAAATTGGTGACATTGTCATTACTCGCGACTACCATGGAAACCCACGGAAACCTTCATGGATCAAAGGTATTGTTATCCGCAAGCTAGGACCAATGACATATACCATTCAGGTGGACAACCTTATATGGAAAAGACATGTGGATCAAATACGTACATGTGATCCAGCTTGTAACTTTGAACCAAGAGAGCAAGCAGTTCCAGACACTCAAAATTCTCTGGACAGTCTTCCAGGTATCTTACCTAATCCAACCATTGGTACTCAGAGGATTCCTTCAGCAGATTGTCCAATTCGGATTCAAACCAGTGAAgtaactactactacaccagAGACTGATCAGACTGATCCATCGACCAATGTGACACACGAACATCGCTATCCGCGTCGTGATATAATCAAACCATCGCGTCTGATTGAAAACTGTTAA